Proteins from one Flavobacterium sp. N2038 genomic window:
- a CDS encoding glycoside hydrolase family 130 protein: MSSIPWQDRPENSNDVMWRYSQNPIIERYAIPSSNSVFNSAVVPFGDGFAGVFRCDNKAVQMNIFAGFSKNGIDWDINHEPIKMKAGNTDMIESAYKYDPRVVFIEDRYWITWCNGYNGPTIGIGYTFDFKEFFQCENAYLPFNRNGVLFPQKINGKYAMLSRPSDNGHTPFGDIWISYSPDMKYWGEHRLVMKPTPFEDSAWQCTKIGAGPIPILTNEGWLMIYHGVINTCNGFRYAMGAALLDVDSPDKVKYRTQPYLLGPAELYEQVGDVPNVVFPCAALHDTEEDKLAVYYGAADTVVAIAFGKLSEVVQFTKDNSL; encoded by the coding sequence ATGAGCAGTATTCCTTGGCAAGACAGACCCGAAAACAGTAATGATGTAATGTGGAGATATTCTCAAAATCCCATTATAGAAAGATATGCCATTCCATCCTCAAACAGTGTTTTTAATAGTGCTGTAGTTCCTTTTGGAGATGGATTTGCAGGAGTTTTCAGATGTGATAATAAAGCCGTTCAAATGAATATTTTTGCCGGTTTTAGTAAAAATGGAATTGATTGGGATATCAATCATGAACCAATCAAAATGAAAGCCGGTAATACAGATATGATCGAGTCTGCTTACAAATATGATCCGCGTGTTGTTTTCATCGAAGACCGCTACTGGATTACCTGGTGTAATGGTTACAACGGACCAACAATTGGTATTGGATATACTTTTGATTTTAAAGAATTTTTTCAATGCGAAAATGCCTATTTACCATTCAACAGAAACGGAGTTTTGTTTCCGCAGAAAATAAATGGAAAATATGCCATGTTAAGCCGTCCAAGTGATAATGGGCATACGCCTTTTGGAGATATCTGGATTAGTTATAGTCCCGATATGAAGTATTGGGGAGAACACCGTTTGGTAATGAAACCAACACCTTTTGAAGACAGTGCCTGGCAGTGTACGAAAATTGGAGCAGGACCGATTCCTATTCTTACCAACGAAGGCTGGCTGATGATCTATCATGGCGTTATCAATACCTGCAACGGCTTTAGATATGCAATGGGAGCAGCACTTTTAGACGTTGATTCACCAGACAAAGTAAAATACAGAACACAACCTTATTTATTGGGGCCTGCAGAACTTTATGAGCAGGTTGGCGATGTGCCAAATGTAGTATTTCCATGTGCTGCTTTGCACGATACAGAAGAAGATAAATTAGCGGTTTATTATGGCGCGGCAGATACCGTTGTGGCAATTGCTTTTGGTAAATTAAGTGAAGTAGTTCAGTTTACAAAAGATAACAGTTTATAG